From the genome of Candidatus Electrothrix communis, one region includes:
- the gspE gene encoding type II secretion system ATPase GspE, producing the protein MKLLGHILIDSFGLPEEDIEEAIALQAEQGKPLGEILIQQNKISETDLLRAIAQQGGLEIRPELPPFPDPFFIDKVSIAFLKKFSMMPVATPEEAFIALGDPSYFQQLDDLQRILHWEGISTFLVPEEEILAAVNAAYDRTSQGAADQVLQDIDEDDPEALLSEIEETADLLDDTSDAPVIKLVNLILSQAVRDGASDIHVEPYKDRVKIRKRVDGILYDMLAPQKHVQAKLISRIKIMAKMDIAEKRLPQDGRIEIRIADKNIDLRVSSLPTAFGERVVMRLLDKSNVLLSLEQLGMSPRDLKLLMKLIKAPHGIVLVTGPTGSGKTTSLYSALSVLNQPDVNIITVEDPIEYQINGISQVQVNAKIDLTFANGLRTIVRQDPDIILVGEIRDIETAEMAIQAALTGHLVFSTLHTNDAASAVTRLIDMGVEPFLVSSSVNAIMAQRLVRKICSHCREAYRPAPEYLEQLDLPQEFHNADLYLGRGCEKCLHTGYQGRVGIYELMVLSEQIKSSILTTSDAGQIKREAIADAENPMQTLRLDGLQKVLNGITTLEEVFRVT; encoded by the coding sequence ATGAAACTTCTTGGACACATACTTATTGACTCCTTTGGTCTGCCTGAGGAAGACATCGAAGAAGCCATTGCGCTTCAGGCAGAACAAGGGAAGCCTCTTGGAGAAATTCTCATCCAACAAAATAAGATCTCCGAAACAGATCTTTTACGGGCTATCGCCCAGCAGGGTGGCTTAGAAATACGTCCTGAGCTTCCTCCGTTTCCAGATCCTTTTTTCATCGACAAGGTTTCTATTGCCTTTTTGAAAAAATTCAGTATGATGCCAGTGGCGACTCCTGAAGAAGCCTTTATAGCCCTAGGTGATCCTTCGTATTTCCAGCAATTGGACGACCTGCAGAGAATTCTCCATTGGGAAGGCATCAGCACCTTTCTTGTACCGGAAGAAGAAATCCTTGCTGCTGTCAATGCGGCCTATGACCGAACCAGCCAAGGCGCGGCGGATCAGGTTCTCCAAGATATTGATGAGGACGACCCTGAAGCACTTCTTTCAGAAATTGAAGAAACAGCAGACCTACTGGACGATACCAGTGACGCCCCGGTCATTAAACTGGTCAACCTGATCCTGTCCCAGGCCGTGCGCGACGGTGCCAGTGATATCCACGTTGAACCGTATAAAGATCGGGTCAAAATCCGCAAACGTGTTGACGGTATCCTCTACGACATGCTGGCCCCGCAGAAGCATGTTCAGGCCAAATTGATCTCCCGCATCAAGATCATGGCAAAGATGGATATTGCAGAAAAGCGCCTTCCCCAGGACGGGCGCATTGAAATCCGCATTGCGGATAAAAATATTGATCTGCGTGTCTCCTCGCTGCCCACGGCCTTTGGTGAGCGAGTGGTTATGCGTCTGCTGGATAAATCCAATGTCCTGCTTTCCCTGGAGCAGCTTGGTATGTCACCCCGTGACCTGAAGCTTTTGATGAAGCTGATCAAGGCACCGCACGGGATTGTTCTCGTCACCGGCCCCACCGGAAGTGGAAAAACAACCAGTCTCTATTCCGCGTTATCCGTGCTCAACCAGCCCGATGTTAACATCATTACGGTGGAAGATCCCATTGAGTACCAGATCAACGGGATCAGCCAGGTCCAGGTTAATGCAAAAATTGATCTGACCTTTGCCAACGGCCTGCGTACTATTGTCCGCCAGGATCCTGATATCATCCTGGTCGGTGAAATCAGGGATATTGAAACCGCAGAGATGGCTATTCAAGCAGCCCTGACCGGCCATCTTGTTTTCTCAACCCTGCATACCAATGATGCAGCCAGTGCCGTCACCCGCCTGATCGATATGGGTGTTGAGCCCTTTCTGGTCTCTTCCTCGGTGAATGCTATTATGGCTCAGCGGCTGGTTCGTAAAATCTGCTCGCATTGCCGGGAAGCCTATAGACCAGCTCCAGAGTATCTCGAACAGCTGGACCTTCCTCAAGAATTTCATAATGCTGATCTTTATCTTGGCCGAGGCTGTGAAAAATGCCTCCACACTGGATATCAAGGCCGGGTCGGCATTTACGAGCTCATGGTGCTCTCTGAACAGATTAAAAGTAGTATCCTCACCACTTCGGATGCTGGCCAGATCAAACGTGAGGCAATTGCCGATGCTGAAAATCCTATGCAAACTCTGCGTCTGGACGGCCTGCAAAAGGTATTGAACGGTATCACAACCTTGGAAGAGGTCTTTCGGGTGACCTGA
- a CDS encoding class I SAM-dependent methyltransferase — MTRQDIWDYWAKYYDRLWLQRVSLQPTRALVCEKIIDIKGEAKTSDETSPLEILDMGCGTGQLYGDLVKALGNEQFHYLGIDPSGAMLEQAVEKFPQAAFFQSAVQEVIPDQASFDVIVCSHSFPYFSDGEAALQKMACMLKPGGVLLLSQACTDNMYDAIVLKLTVLATSKAVYRSLQQMTVLGDTLFQELKTFRISKKFFVPSLWLFQWVK; from the coding sequence ATGACTCGACAAGATATTTGGGATTATTGGGCAAAATATTATGACCGCCTCTGGCTACAAAGGGTTTCACTTCAGCCCACCCGGGCCTTGGTCTGTGAAAAAATCATCGATATTAAAGGAGAAGCCAAAACTAGCGATGAAACATCCCCATTGGAAATCCTCGACATGGGCTGCGGCACCGGCCAATTATACGGAGATCTGGTCAAGGCCTTAGGGAATGAGCAATTTCACTACCTTGGTATTGATCCCTCTGGGGCCATGCTGGAACAGGCTGTGGAAAAATTTCCCCAAGCAGCCTTTTTCCAAAGTGCTGTTCAGGAGGTCATACCTGATCAGGCCTCCTTTGATGTCATTGTGTGCAGCCATTCTTTCCCGTATTTTTCTGACGGGGAAGCTGCACTACAAAAAATGGCGTGCATGCTCAAACCGGGGGGAGTACTGCTGCTCTCTCAGGCCTGCACAGACAATATGTACGATGCCATTGTCCTCAAGCTGACCGTGTTGGCTACATCAAAGGCTGTTTATCGTTCCTTGCAACAAATGACAGTGCTAGGTGATACCCTCTTTCAGGAGCTAAAAACCTTTCGAATTTCAAAAAAGTTTTTTGTTCCTTCGCTGTGGCTTTTTCAGTGGGTGAAGTAA
- a CDS encoding YaiI/YqxD family protein, whose amino-acid sequence MKIWVDADACPVVIKDILYKAAERTRLQLILVANTRFRAPKSSFIHFIHVHQGPDIADDEIVKRADPEDLVITADIPLAARIVEKGGLALNPRGEVYTEENIKERLSTRDFLESLRSSGVETGGPSALNARDKQTFANSLDQILTKYKNKA is encoded by the coding sequence ATGAAAATCTGGGTAGATGCGGACGCTTGTCCGGTCGTTATTAAGGATATTTTGTATAAGGCAGCAGAACGGACACGGCTGCAATTAATTTTAGTAGCTAATACCCGTTTTCGAGCACCGAAATCCTCCTTCATTCATTTTATCCATGTTCATCAAGGACCTGATATAGCTGATGATGAAATAGTTAAAAGAGCTGACCCTGAAGATCTTGTCATTACTGCTGATATCCCTTTAGCCGCTCGAATTGTGGAAAAAGGAGGTCTTGCACTCAATCCAAGGGGCGAAGTGTATACAGAAGAAAATATAAAGGAAAGGTTAAGCACGAGAGATTTTTTAGAGAGTTTACGATCAAGTGGAGTAGAAACCGGTGGTCCGTCTGCATTAAATGCACGTGACAAACAAACCTTTGCAAATAGTTTAGACCAAATATTGACAAAATATAAAAACAAGGCGTAA
- a CDS encoding 7-cyano-7-deazaguanine synthase yields the protein MQKITAIGLFSGGLDSILACRVIADQGIRVRALKFVTPFFDHDLLAREKEYQQEVAEKYGLEVELVDLTAGYIELLRNPSHGFGKNFNPCIDCKIMMLRKAKELMAEYGASFLLTGEVIGQRPMSQRRDTLNLIERDADCRDLLLRPLSAQLMNPSRAEQEGLVDRERLYRFSGRGRKPQIALARELGITDFPAPAGGCVLTDPNLATRIRRFYEGLYLIGKDEITTADIQLLLLGRQFRLPGGHWLVLGRNEQENDRLAEFCEQDDWLLYMPERPGPTALVRRGSTLITSPEERVAILALVTGLIVRYGRKVKGEFLPGEVLFQEGREQEMLQGEVLADEVFQDWIV from the coding sequence ATGCAAAAAATTACAGCTATAGGCCTCTTTTCCGGCGGCTTGGATTCCATCCTTGCCTGTCGGGTCATTGCCGATCAGGGAATCCGGGTCCGGGCCTTAAAATTTGTCACCCCGTTTTTTGATCATGACCTGCTTGCTAGAGAAAAGGAGTATCAGCAGGAGGTGGCGGAAAAATACGGATTGGAGGTGGAACTAGTCGACTTGACTGCGGGCTATATTGAGCTCTTGCGCAACCCCTCGCACGGGTTTGGCAAAAACTTCAATCCTTGTATCGATTGTAAGATCATGATGCTCCGAAAGGCCAAAGAATTGATGGCGGAATACGGGGCCTCCTTTCTCCTTACCGGTGAGGTTATCGGCCAGCGCCCCATGTCGCAACGGCGCGATACCCTGAACCTCATTGAACGGGATGCCGATTGTCGGGATCTCCTGCTTCGCCCCTTATCTGCCCAGTTGATGAACCCCAGCCGAGCAGAGCAGGAAGGGTTGGTGGATCGTGAACGCCTCTATAGGTTCTCAGGACGCGGACGCAAACCGCAGATTGCTCTGGCCCGTGAACTGGGCATTACGGATTTCCCTGCCCCTGCTGGAGGCTGTGTGCTCACTGACCCTAATCTTGCCACCCGAATCCGTCGCTTTTATGAAGGGCTTTATCTGATCGGCAAGGATGAAATTACCACGGCTGATATCCAACTCCTTTTGCTGGGCCGCCAGTTTCGCCTGCCTGGCGGGCATTGGCTGGTCCTGGGTAGAAATGAGCAGGAGAATGATCGCCTTGCTGAATTTTGTGAGCAGGACGATTGGCTACTCTACATGCCGGAGCGGCCCGGCCCGACCGCCTTGGTCCGCCGGGGCAGTACCCTGATCACCAGCCCTGAGGAGCGAGTGGCAATCCTTGCTTTAGTTACGGGCTTGATTGTCCGGTACGGCAGAAAGGTAAAAGGTGAATTTTTGCCTGGAGAGGTGCTTTTTCAGGAGGGTAGAGAACAAGAAATGCTGCAGGGCGAGGTCCTTGCAGATGAGGTTTTTCAGGACTGGATTGTATGA
- the recN gene encoding DNA repair protein RecN, translated as MLQELRVNNLALINRLDLDFSETGTGLIAFTGETGAGKSIILQAVHLLTGGRASASWVRNDCDQAVIEAQFGISGREDILALLHEHGLDNEEDCILRRIVSSKGRSRIFINDRLATTKLAHALAESLVNIASQHDQQLLLKSHSHIDFLDSYGELWEQREQYRQVYSRWQKLARQLRDLQEQEQDKEQRRDFLGFQLKEIREVAPLPEEDEQLIKERDLFKSSTTLAELIGKSHFQLQDKVTPLLIEIRKNMEHAAALDPALKELAQQSSSVSFEVEDLEGNLRNYLDSIPSDQGRMEQIASRLAQLRQLQRKYGTTLEEVIAFADRVEKELHSLDHLDDQIAALEKELDHIGKELRRKAEALSEKRLQVAEQLTAAMQAELVSLSFRQALFEVLVTAGDFGDASAVSTASVLSATGGDTVTFLFSANPGEPPKPLSDVVSGGELSRLMLAMKCLLARRDRVDTVIFDEIDAGIGGEAAEAVARKIDELASHHQVFCITHLPQIAAYADAHFLVEKQVDANRTFTTIRSLSHDERVGELARMLGGDNPSEQTLLYAGELMEGRATNPKI; from the coding sequence ATGCTCCAAGAACTACGCGTCAATAATCTGGCCCTGATCAACAGGCTGGATCTGGATTTTTCCGAAACCGGCACCGGTCTAATCGCCTTTACCGGTGAAACCGGGGCAGGCAAGTCTATCATCCTGCAAGCCGTGCATCTGCTCACCGGTGGACGGGCCTCGGCCTCCTGGGTGCGCAATGATTGCGACCAAGCCGTGATTGAGGCCCAATTCGGTATCAGTGGTCGGGAGGATATCCTCGCTCTCTTGCACGAGCATGGGCTGGACAACGAGGAAGACTGCATCCTCCGCCGGATCGTCAGCAGCAAGGGCCGAAGCCGGATCTTTATCAATGATCGGTTGGCCACGACCAAGCTGGCCCATGCCTTGGCTGAAAGTCTGGTTAATATCGCCAGCCAGCACGACCAGCAGCTCTTGCTCAAAAGTCATAGCCATATTGATTTTCTGGACAGCTACGGCGAACTCTGGGAGCAGCGGGAGCAGTACCGGCAGGTGTACAGCCGTTGGCAGAAGCTGGCCCGCCAGCTGCGGGACTTACAGGAGCAGGAACAGGATAAGGAGCAACGCCGGGATTTTCTCGGGTTTCAGCTCAAAGAGATCCGGGAAGTAGCTCCCTTGCCAGAGGAGGACGAGCAGCTCATCAAGGAACGGGACCTGTTTAAATCCTCAACCACCTTGGCCGAGCTGATTGGCAAGAGCCATTTTCAGCTTCAGGATAAGGTGACACCCCTGCTCATTGAGATCCGCAAAAACATGGAGCATGCCGCAGCCCTTGACCCGGCTCTTAAGGAATTGGCCCAACAGAGCAGCTCTGTTTCCTTTGAAGTGGAAGACCTGGAAGGGAATCTTCGTAATTACCTGGATTCTATCCCCTCGGATCAGGGACGGATGGAGCAGATCGCCTCCCGATTAGCCCAGCTTCGGCAGTTACAGCGCAAGTACGGCACCACGCTGGAAGAGGTGATTGCTTTTGCCGACCGGGTGGAAAAGGAACTGCATTCTCTGGATCATCTGGATGATCAGATTGCGGCCCTGGAAAAAGAACTGGATCACATCGGAAAGGAACTGCGTCGGAAGGCTGAAGCCTTGTCCGAGAAACGGCTTCAGGTGGCGGAGCAACTCACCGCAGCCATGCAGGCAGAACTGGTTTCGCTGAGTTTTCGCCAGGCCCTGTTTGAGGTTTTGGTGACAGCAGGAGATTTCGGGGATGCCTCTGCTGTTTCGACGGCTTCCGTTTTATCAGCAACCGGCGGTGACACAGTGACCTTTCTCTTTTCCGCCAATCCCGGTGAACCGCCCAAACCCTTGTCTGATGTTGTGTCTGGCGGTGAGCTTTCTCGGCTCATGCTGGCCATGAAATGCCTGCTTGCCCGGCGGGACAGGGTAGATACGGTGATTTTTGATGAGATAGATGCAGGCATCGGCGGTGAGGCTGCCGAGGCCGTGGCCCGCAAGATTGATGAGCTGGCCAGCCATCATCAGGTCTTCTGTATCACCCATCTGCCCCAGATTGCCGCCTATGCAGATGCTCATTTCCTGGTGGAAAAGCAGGTTGATGCCAACCGAACTTTTACCACGATCCGTTCGCTTTCCCATGACGAACGAGTCGGGGAGCTGGCCCGGATGCTCGGCGGTGATAATCCCAGCGAGCAGACTCTCCTCTATGCCGGAGAGCTGATGGAAGGGCGAGCAACCAACCCGAAAATATAA
- the cas2 gene encoding CRISPR-associated endonuclease Cas2 translates to MFVLVSYDVKTDKTGPKRLRRVAKVCKDYGQRVQYSIFECIVPPDKWVVMRDRLIKEIDEDVDSLRFYFLGSNWKHRVEHIGAKEALDQEGTLIV, encoded by the coding sequence ATGTTTGTCCTGGTCAGTTATGATGTAAAAACAGATAAAACCGGACCGAAACGCCTGCGCCGGGTGGCCAAGGTTTGTAAGGATTACGGCCAACGAGTCCAATATTCCATATTTGAGTGTATTGTGCCGCCAGATAAATGGGTGGTTATGCGGGATCGGCTGATCAAAGAAATCGATGAAGACGTGGACAGCCTCCGTTTTTACTTCCTGGGCTCGAATTGGAAACACCGGGTGGAGCATATCGGGGCCAAGGAGGCCTTGGATCAGGAAGGGACCTTGATTGTCTGA
- the cas1c gene encoding type I-C CRISPR-associated endonuclease Cas1c, with product MKKHLNTLFVTTQGAYLAKEGETVTVRVEKKVRLRLPVHTLDGVVCFGNVGCSPFLLGFCAERDVTISFLTEYGRFLARVQGPVSGNVLLRREQYRRADDPAFSALMARAFINGKIANCRALLNRAMRDHPEKMDTDAVSNAANHLTGLLKSLGRDLPLDEVRGTEGDGAHVYFSAFDHLIIRHKKDFFFHRRSRRPPLDLVNCLLSFLYTLVMHDVRSALECTGLDPAVGFLHRDRPGRASLALDMMEEFRPMADRMALSLINRGQLQAKDFVVSDSGGVRMKDKARKVLLTAYQERKQDVLLHPFLEEKMPLGLFFHTQSLLLARFLRGDLDGYPPMIQR from the coding sequence ATGAAAAAACATCTAAATACCCTCTTTGTCACCACCCAGGGGGCCTATCTGGCTAAGGAAGGAGAAACCGTGACCGTCCGGGTGGAAAAGAAGGTCCGGTTGCGCCTGCCCGTGCATACTCTGGACGGGGTTGTCTGTTTCGGTAATGTGGGATGCAGCCCGTTTCTTCTGGGATTCTGTGCGGAACGGGATGTGACGATCAGTTTTCTGACTGAATACGGACGTTTTCTCGCACGGGTGCAGGGGCCGGTTTCCGGCAATGTCCTGCTGCGCCGAGAGCAGTATCGCCGGGCCGATGATCCGGCCTTTTCCGCGCTCATGGCCAGGGCCTTTATCAACGGCAAGATCGCCAACTGCCGCGCTCTGCTGAACCGGGCTATGCGGGATCACCCGGAAAAAATGGATACTGATGCGGTAAGCAATGCGGCCAATCATCTTACTGGTCTGCTCAAATCCCTGGGCCGGGACCTGCCCCTGGATGAGGTGCGGGGCACGGAAGGTGATGGGGCTCATGTTTATTTTTCAGCCTTTGACCATCTGATCATCCGCCATAAAAAGGATTTCTTCTTTCATCGCCGCAGCCGAAGACCGCCCCTGGATCTGGTCAACTGCCTGCTCTCCTTTCTCTACACCCTGGTTATGCACGATGTGCGCTCTGCCCTGGAATGCACCGGCCTTGATCCGGCTGTGGGGTTTCTTCATCGGGATCGACCGGGCCGGGCAAGTCTGGCCCTGGACATGATGGAGGAATTTCGCCCTATGGCTGATCGCATGGCCCTTTCCCTGATCAATCGAGGCCAGTTGCAGGCCAAGGATTTTGTGGTCAGTGACAGCGGCGGGGTGCGGATGAAGGATAAGGCACGCAAGGTTCTGCTGACTGCCTATCAGGAGCGAAAACAGGATGTGCTCCTGCATCCTTTCCTGGAAGAGAAGATGCCGCTGGGTCTGTTTTTCCACACTCAATCTCTGTTGTTGGCCCGTTTTCTCCGGGGGGATCTGGACGGATACCCGCCCATGATTCAGCGTTAG
- the cas4 gene encoding CRISPR-associated protein Cas4 produces MYTEDDLLMLSALQHLLFCPRQCALIHIEQAWTENRFTAEGRVMHERVHTAATDSRTTIRVEYDMPLRSLRLGLSGRADIVEMHLQDNKAWQPFPVEYKRGRPKKDDSDRVQLCAQALCLEEMLACTVPEGALYYGQKKRRTPVLFDDRLRRITEETAARLHDLLSSTITPPPQYSRRCESCSFIDTCLPRTVGKKGQVRNYMTRMTES; encoded by the coding sequence ATGTACACGGAAGACGACCTCCTCATGCTGTCCGCGCTCCAGCATCTGCTCTTCTGTCCCCGCCAATGCGCCCTGATTCATATTGAGCAGGCCTGGACGGAAAATCGCTTCACTGCCGAGGGCCGGGTCATGCACGAGCGGGTGCATACCGCAGCCACGGATTCGCGCACCACCATCCGGGTGGAGTATGATATGCCCCTCCGCTCCCTGCGTCTGGGTCTTTCCGGCAGGGCTGATATCGTGGAGATGCATCTTCAGGACAACAAGGCTTGGCAACCCTTTCCGGTGGAGTACAAACGAGGTCGCCCGAAAAAGGATGACTCCGACCGGGTTCAGCTCTGCGCTCAGGCCCTGTGTCTGGAAGAAATGCTGGCCTGCACCGTCCCGGAAGGCGCACTGTATTACGGGCAGAAAAAACGACGTACTCCGGTGCTGTTCGATGATCGCCTCCGCCGGATCACCGAGGAAACTGCGGCCCGCCTGCACGACCTCCTTTCCTCTACCATCACCCCGCCCCCGCAATACAGCCGCCGTTGTGAAAGCTGTTCTTTTATCGACACCTGCCTGCCCAGGACTGTAGGGAAAAAGGGGCAGGTGCGGAACTATATGACCAGGATGACGGAATCATGA
- the cas7c gene encoding type I-C CRISPR-associated protein Cas7/Csd2, translated as MSLKNKIDFAVILSVKHANPNGDPLNGNRPRVDYEGYGEISDVCLKRKIRDRLQDKKQPIFVQSDEKKIDGMPSLKARAESDEFGLGKDAFNRKKNTPDETAKLACAKWLDVRTFGQLFAFKGSGSDGVSVPIRGPVSIQSAFSVEPVSVTSTQITKSVSGEGDGTKKSSDTMGMKHRVDKAVYVTYGSMNPQLSERTGFNNDDAETIKSVLPKLFEGDASSARPEGSMAIEKVIWWQHNCKSGQYSSAKVHRTLTVHSDGSYDLENLEGLEPDIIEGF; from the coding sequence ATGAGCCTGAAAAATAAAATTGATTTTGCCGTGATTTTGAGCGTGAAACATGCCAATCCCAACGGCGACCCGCTGAACGGCAATCGCCCCAGAGTAGACTATGAAGGCTACGGAGAGATCAGCGATGTCTGTTTGAAGCGAAAAATCCGGGACCGGTTACAGGATAAAAAACAGCCGATCTTTGTGCAGTCGGATGAAAAGAAAATTGACGGCATGCCCAGCTTGAAAGCCAGAGCCGAGTCTGATGAATTCGGGCTCGGCAAGGATGCCTTTAACCGCAAAAAAAACACTCCTGATGAAACGGCGAAACTCGCTTGTGCAAAATGGCTGGATGTCCGCACTTTCGGCCAGCTCTTTGCTTTTAAAGGCAGCGGAAGCGACGGGGTTTCTGTTCCTATTCGCGGGCCGGTTTCTATTCAGTCGGCCTTCAGTGTTGAGCCGGTCAGCGTGACCAGCACCCAGATCACCAAGAGCGTCAGCGGCGAGGGAGACGGTACTAAAAAAAGTTCGGACACGATGGGGATGAAGCACCGAGTGGACAAGGCGGTTTATGTCACCTACGGCAGTATGAATCCTCAGCTCTCAGAACGCACCGGTTTTAACAACGATGACGCAGAAACCATTAAGTCAGTCCTGCCGAAACTTTTTGAAGGCGATGCCTCTTCTGCTCGACCGGAGGGAAGTATGGCCATTGAAAAGGTAATCTGGTGGCAGCATAACTGTAAATCAGGGCAATATTCATCGGCCAAGGTGCATCGTACCTTGACGGTACATTCTGACGGTAGCTATGATCTTGAGAACCTGGAAGGGTTGGAGCCTGATATTATTGAGGGGTTCTAA
- the cas8c gene encoding type I-C CRISPR-associated protein Cas8c/Csd1 — MEVTQKAHNALRWLISRQGFRNGDQVYVSWAVSGKEIPEPLADSWSMMLSAEITKQPEETQEPHDKVDHTIDAGESFAHKLNKYIAGYRQNLDDNEQIVVMGLDSATPGRMGIIYYRELLASEFLDRLHDWHAQFAWPQRHTQEFPDPKGKKKPLRRTIWPVSCPVPRVIAEAAYGDILKSNDTLKKSVLERILPCIVDGRPFPKDIMLSAVRRASNRNNCEPWEWQRNLGVACALFRGFYERHPKRNKRREYKMALEEDRTTRDYLYGRLLAIAERIEEVALNVGGENRPTNAARLMQRFADRPFSTWRNIELSLQPYMLRLQGSRAGFLTNSRKELDAVMDAFSPEEFREDKPLSGEFLLGYHCQKQEWRKRKQDEETTANNEE; from the coding sequence CTGGAGGTAACTCAGAAGGCACACAATGCCCTGCGTTGGCTTATCTCGCGCCAAGGCTTTCGCAACGGTGATCAGGTTTATGTCTCCTGGGCAGTCTCTGGAAAGGAAATCCCTGAGCCGTTAGCAGATAGCTGGAGCATGATGCTTTCAGCTGAAATCACCAAGCAGCCGGAAGAGACGCAGGAACCTCATGATAAAGTTGATCATACTATAGATGCGGGCGAGTCTTTTGCCCATAAGCTCAATAAGTATATTGCCGGATACCGGCAGAATCTTGATGATAATGAACAAATTGTGGTGATGGGCTTAGATTCAGCAACTCCCGGAAGAATGGGCATTATCTATTACCGGGAGCTGCTTGCCAGCGAATTCTTGGATCGTCTCCATGACTGGCATGCTCAATTCGCCTGGCCCCAGCGGCATACCCAAGAGTTCCCAGATCCGAAAGGAAAAAAGAAACCCTTAAGAAGGACAATCTGGCCGGTGAGCTGCCCTGTACCCCGAGTTATTGCTGAGGCCGCTTACGGCGATATCCTCAAGAGCAATGACACCTTGAAGAAGAGCGTACTGGAGCGGATACTGCCCTGCATTGTTGACGGTCGTCCTTTTCCAAAAGATATTATGCTGTCGGCAGTGCGAAGGGCCAGTAACCGTAATAATTGCGAACCTTGGGAGTGGCAAAGAAATCTTGGTGTGGCCTGCGCTTTGTTCAGGGGATTTTATGAGCGTCATCCAAAGAGAAACAAAAGGAGAGAATACAAAATGGCATTGGAAGAAGACAGAACAACACGAGATTATTTATATGGTCGTCTGTTGGCGATAGCTGAAAGAATCGAGGAGGTTGCCCTGAATGTCGGCGGAGAAAACAGACCGACCAATGCCGCCAGACTCATGCAGCGTTTTGCGGATCGTCCTTTTTCCACTTGGCGGAATATTGAACTGAGCCTACAACCGTATATGCTGAGACTGCAAGGATCAAGGGCCGGTTTCCTAACCAACAGCAGGAAAGAACTTGATGCGGTTATGGATGCCTTTTCTCCGGAAGAATTCAGGGAGGATAAACCACTCAGCGGAGAATTTCTCCTGGGCTACCATTGCCAGAAGCAGGAATGGCGGAAAAGAAAACAGGACGAAGAGACAACAGCCAATAACGAAGAATAA
- a CDS encoding type I-C CRISPR-associated protein Cas8c/Csd1 — protein MFYYRKKEKLTASHPAKVRHTGDKAKLISANDMAGFTFRGRFTDTKKSIEAGEVRLSASVWR, from the coding sequence TTGTTTTATTACAGGAAAAAAGAAAAATTAACTGCCAGTCATCCGGCTAAGGTACGCCATACCGGTGACAAGGCAAAGCTTATTTCAGCCAATGACATGGCTGGCTTTACCTTTCGGGGACGGTTTACGGATACTAAAAAGAGTATCGAAGCCGGGGAAGTCAGGCTGTCGGCATCAGTCTGGAGGTAA
- the cas5c gene encoding type I-C CRISPR-associated protein Cas5c yields MRNSISFRLWGRYALFTDPVTKTGGEKCSYHVPTYEAIKGVLKSIYWKPTIIWHVDKIRVMKQIKTQTKGTKPLVWGGGNSLAIYTFLHEVEYQVKAHFEWNEHRPELAPDRIDGKHYSIAQRMLEKGGRQDIFLGVRDCQAYVEPCEFKDQEKKGFYSDVPELAFGMMFHGFDYPDETGTDELGSRFWQPVMRKGILEFPRPEGCTVRRSVRKMAAKKFALDENIRPVEQEEAAL; encoded by the coding sequence ATGAGAAACAGCATCAGTTTTCGACTTTGGGGACGTTATGCCCTGTTTACCGACCCGGTGACCAAGACCGGCGGAGAAAAATGTTCCTATCATGTGCCGACTTATGAGGCCATTAAGGGCGTTCTGAAGTCCATCTACTGGAAGCCCACCATTATCTGGCATGTGGATAAAATCCGGGTGATGAAGCAGATAAAAACCCAGACCAAAGGAACTAAACCGCTGGTTTGGGGTGGAGGAAACTCCTTGGCGATTTATACCTTTCTTCATGAGGTGGAATATCAGGTCAAGGCCCATTTCGAGTGGAACGAACACCGCCCGGAATTGGCGCCGGACCGCATTGACGGCAAGCATTACAGCATTGCTCAACGGATGCTGGAAAAAGGAGGGCGGCAGGACATCTTTCTTGGTGTTCGTGACTGCCAAGCCTATGTCGAGCCGTGTGAATTCAAAGACCAAGAGAAGAAGGGTTTCTATAGTGATGTCCCAGAACTCGCTTTCGGCATGATGTTCCACGGCTTTGATTATCCTGATGAGACCGGAACTGATGAGCTAGGCAGTCGTTTCTGGCAGCCTGTCATGCGCAAGGGTATCCTGGAGTTTCCCCGACCGGAAGGGTGTACGGTCCGGCGGTCTGTCCGCAAGATGGCTGCAAAGAAATTTGCCTTGGATGAAAATATACGCCCGGTGGAACAAGAGGAGGCCGCGTTATGA